Part of the Phycisphaerae bacterium genome is shown below.
TTCAGGCCGGACCGCCGTTTCGCATGATTGAGGTGACGATTTGCATCAATGATGCTGATTTAACCTTAATGCGAGGCGATGGACTCATCATTTCGACCCCTACCGGCTCGACCGGCCATAACCTCGCCGCGGGCGGCCCGATCCTCGATCCGCTGACCGGCGGCATCGTTTTGACTCCCATCTGTCCCCATTCGCTGACCTATCGCCCCCTGGTGCTCAGCGAGGACGCCCGGATTGACGTGCGGGCGTGCCGGATCAACGCCGGCAGCACGTGGATCGTCGACGGCCAGGTCACCAAGGTGGTCTCGCCGGGGTCAGTCCTGGCCGTCCGGCGGGCCCGGGGCAAGTTCCTGCTGGTCCACAACCGCCAACATAGTCGTTGGCATACGCTCCAGACGAAGTTAAACTGGGGGACAGGCCCGAACTATAAGAGCTAGGGCAGGCACTGTTTCCGGGCATCGGCGAGTTTTTACGAACTGTTCCGTCAGCGACGGATGAAGGATAGTGGATGATACCCTCGGACGATCGAGACAAGTTCCTAGCCGATTCGGGGACGGCCCTGTTCAACGGCAATGAGCTGTTGGTCAAGGGCGCGTTCGAGACCCCGGGCGGCGTCCACCTGCTGACCGGCTATCCC
Proteins encoded:
- a CDS encoding NAD(+)/NADH kinase, with protein sequence MSACRKRVLVLADFARPGVQSALEQVRNRLGRCTELIDVDLPGDASEPVVIPEAELAIVLGGDGTILRVARTFGDKQLPVIGINLGKLGYLAEFSLSDLDDVADCIVKDCLVITQRLMLDAQLEENGQTFTSLAVNDLVLQAGPPFRMIEVTICINDADLTLMRGDGLIISTPTGSTGHNLAAGGPILDPLTGGIVLTPICPHSLTYRPLVLSEDARIDVRACRINAGSTWIVDGQVTKVVSPGSVLAVRRARGKFLLVHNRQHSRWHTLQTKLNWGTGPNYKS